A segment of the Bacillus pseudomycoides genome:
AAATGTATCAAAATAACGCCCTAATTTGCTAAGTTTTTTCTCTACATATTCCTTTAATGCTGGAGTTACTTCAATATTTTCACCACGAATGTTGAATTTCATAGATGAATTCCTCCTTTCAAGCCTATGTATACAATTTCGACACCGGCTTAAAAACTCCTTCTAACTTTATTAAAAAAGTTAGCGAAATTGCAATTTTTTATCATTTTTTGTTGAAAAGAAAAGATGCATCGTTTCTATTTACATTTTACCCTATTCACATCGTAAATAACGAATATAAGTATGGACAATTCGTTACAGAAAAGAAACAACTTTTTGACAACGTTTTCAATAATAATAAAAAACGGCTTAAAACCATTTCTCTTAGGTGGGAGAGAGCATCCGTCCTTGGATAGAAACGGTCAGGCCCTTTTTATCCCTATACCATGTGAAAACAGAAGGAGACAATGAATGCAGTCTCCTTCTGTTCTTTATAGCCGCAATTTTTATGTTGGAAGATCAAATTAAATATATATAAACCGCCACCACATACGCAGCTCTATGTTTCTCACAAAACGATTCATTCAAAATTATAATTTCACAACATTCGCTGCTTGTGGCCCACGCGCACCATCTACAATGTCAAATTCTACTTTTTGTCCCTCTTCTAACGACTTATATCCATCCTGTTGAATTGCAGAAAAATGAACAAAAAC
Coding sequences within it:
- the cspC gene encoding cold shock protein CspC; this encodes MQGRVKWFNAEKGFGFIEREDGDDVFVHFSAIQQDGYKSLEEGQKVEFDIVDGARGPQAANVVKL